The Tautonia plasticadhaerens nucleotide sequence CCCCGACCGGCGGCCGAGACCCCGCACCCGTTCGACCGCGAGGGCAATCGAAGGATGAGCACGCCCCCCCTGCTTCCCCACGTCGAACGCATGACCGGCTACGTCCCGGGAGAGCAGCCCCGTGACCCGGCCCGGATCATCAAGCTGAACACGAATGAAAACCCGTATCCGCCCTCGGCGAAGGTCGCCGAGGCGATCGGGGCGGCCCTGGGAGACGGGAGGCTGAGGCTCTACCCCGACCCCACCGCCCTGAGGTTCCGGGAGGCGGTCGCGAGGCGGCACGGCGTCTCCCCTGAGATGGTCCTCGCCGGGAATGGCTCGGACGACTGCCTGACGATCCTGACCCGGGCCTTCGTGGGGCCGGGGGACGTGCTCGCGTACCCGACGCCCAGCTACGTCCTCTATCGCACCCTCGCGGAGATCCAGGGGGCCCGGGCCGTGGAGGTCCTGTTCCGGCCCGACTGGACAATCGACCCCGACGACCTCGCCGCCTCGGGCGCCAGGCTCGCCTTCCTGGCGAATCCGAACAGCCCGTCCGGCACGGCGATCCCGCCGGGGGCCGTGGCCGAGCTCGCCCGCCGGATCGACTGCCCGCTCGTGGTCGACGAGGCCTATGGCGACTTCGCGGGGGAGGATTGCATCCGGCTCGTCTCGGAGCTGGAGAACGTGGTCGTCACCCGGACCTTGAGCAAGGGCCTGAGCCTCGCCGGCCTCCGGATCGGCTATCTGATCGCCCGGCCGGGGCTGATCGACGGCCTGCTCAAGGTGAAGGACTCGTACAACTGCGACATGCTCAGCCTGCTCGGCGGCTCGGCGGCCCTGGACGACGAGGACTACACCCGATCCGTCCGCGATCGGATCCTCGCGACCCGGGCCCGCCTGGCCGAGGCGGCCCGGTCGCTCGGCTACACCGTGCCGGAGAGCCACGCCAACTTCGTCTGGTGCGAGGGGGGCCCCCCGGCGGAGGAGATCTACGAATCGCTGAAGGGGCGAGATATCCTGGTCCGGCTGATGCGATATCCCGGCCGCCCCGCGGGCCTGCGGATCACCGTGGGGACCGACGAGCAGATCGACCGCCTTTTGGACGCGATGCGGGAGATCGTCGGAGGACGGTGACGGCCCCCCCGTCACGTCGACCCCGCCGTCCTCCCCGTTTGCACCCGCCCCGGGGGATGCGGGATCGGGGCCGGTGTCCCGTCCGGCCCCGATCCCCCGGAGGCGTCCCGGGCTCAGAACTCGTTGTCATCGAGCACCTCGCCGTCGGCCCGATGGCCGAGGTACTGGAAGATGGTCGGCTTGATGGTGCTCTTGATGAAGCGGACCGAGCCGTCGCCGAAGGCGAAGTTCGCACCCCCCGGGTGGCTGCTGCTGAAATTCCCGACATAGAGCGAGGCCGGGGGGATGGGGGCGTCCGGGTCGATCGGGGCCGGGGTCGCCTCCCCCTCCAGCCCCGCATCGCCGAGCGGGACGACCCCCGGGCCGCCCGCCCCGTTGGGCGGGCCCCCGGTGTTCCGGAGCGTCGCCCGGGTCCCTGAGGCCCAACCGAGCGGGGGTGGCGTCGCGGGGGAGACCCGATACTCGCCGATGAAAATGGTGTTCGAGGTCCCGTCCGGGATGTCGTCGGGGCGGATGGCGCTGTTGAGGAAGAAGACGCCGTGGTTATCGTCGTCGATCGGCGCCTCGACGTCGTGGTGGCATCCGGCATAGTCCGACTGCCCCAGGCCGCCCGGGAACCGGGAATTGGACGGGCAGACGTAGAGGTTGTTGGTCACGCTCCGGATCGTGTCGTTGGCCGGGGCATAGAGGCCGGTGTCGAAGTTCAACTTGTTGAAGGCGTTCCGCTCCTCCACGAACGGCAGGATCTGGGTGATCCAGCCGTAGTGGAGCCCGATCGGCAGGTCGGGCACCGGGCCGGTCCCGGGGTCGTCGACGACCCCGGGCGGCAGGACTTCGTGGGCCGAGGCGTAGTTCTGCACCGCCAGGGTCAATTGCGTCAGGTTGTTCACGCATTGCACCCGCCTCGCGGCCTCGCGGGCGCTCTGCACGGCGGGCAGCAGCAGGGCGATCAGCACGCCGATGATCGCGATGACCACCAGCAGCTCGATCAGCGTGAAGCCCGTCGTTGATCGATGTCGCGTCCTCATGAATCCCCCCCTCCGATGCCGGCGATCGGCCGGACCTGGAAGACCTTCGTGCGTCGTACGCGACGGCTCGGGTCGCCGTCGCTCGGGTAGTCGGCCCGGACCCGGACGACCCGAGGTCCCGAGGCTCCCCCTTCGCCTCGCTCGACCTCGATCACCACCGAGCCCGCACGGCCCCCGAGGGCCTCGGCCGGGAGGTCCCAGGTCTCCCCCCCGTAATCCGGGTCCCGGGACACCCGGAGGGCGGCCCGTTCCAGGCCGGCCTCGACTAGCCAGTCGGCCTGGGCACGCCGGGCGACGGCATCGAGCCCCGCCGCCCGGGAGGCGCCGAGCCGGAGCAGCCCGGCCACGACCATCGCGATCAGGCTCAGGCAGACCAGGGCCACCAGGGCAGCCCCCCCCCGCCGACGATCGGATCGATGTCGCCTCATGAGTCGTCCCCCTCGAAGCGGCGGTCCCGGCCCAGGGTCGCCTCGATCCGGAGGAGCCGACGGCCCGCCCCCTCCGTCTTCGGGGCCTTCGGGCTGTCGAGTTCGAGTGCCACCCGTCGCGACGGCCCGTCGCCGAGGACCTCCCACCGGGCCGTCGTGCCGGGGAGGAGCCGGTATCGTTCGAGCCGGTCGGCACCCTCGCCGTCGCGTCGGACCCGGATCAGGTCGTCCCCCTCGGACCGGTACGAAATGGATCGACCCCCGGGGCCGAGCAGTTGCAGTGCGTCCGAGGGGCCCTCGGGGGCGAGGCCGAGGTCGCCGGAGGAGCGGACGTCGGCCCGGAGGTCGGCCGCGAGCCGCCCCTCGGCGATCGAGGCGGTCAGCTCGTCCCGGCCGAGTCGGTCGAGGCGGAACACCAGCGTGATCACCGTCGCGGTCGTGGCCAGCAGCACGGACGACACGGTCATCGCGGCGAGGACCTCGATGAGCGTGGTCATCCCGCGACGGCGTCGGGAAGGGGGGCATCGCCCGGTGATCATCGGTCGCCCTCCCCCGGGTCGGTCGGGGTCGGCGCGACCCAGGTGGTCAATCGTTCCGGCGCCGCCGCCTCCCCGGCGCGGCCTCGATAGCGGACGATCACGGTGATCCGCTCCAGTTCCACGCCGTCGAGCGACTCGACTCGGCGATCGACCTCGACCGAGCCGTCGGGCAGGGACGCCCCGGCCCCGGGGGAGAGGGATGGAGGCGACGGATCCCCGGAGGTGAGGCGGTCGAGCAGGTTCTCGGCCTCTCGAAGGGCGACGGCCCGGCGGTCGAGCGCGAGGCGTTGGCGGGCGACCCACGAGAGGGCCTTGACGGTCGTGCCCAGGGCCACGACCAGCAGGAGGACGGCGACCGTCCCCTCGATGAGGCCGAAGCCCCGGCGAGGCACCCGTCGGGCGGGGGCCGGGATCGGCGGTCGTCGCCCGATCATGATGCGAGGCTCCGGATGAGCGTGACGAGCGGCAGGAAGAAGCCGAGGGCGATCAGCACGACCGGCACGGCGACGGCCATCACCGCGATCGGGAACAGGAACTGGGTCCAGGCGAGCAGCCGGCGGCCGGAGCGGCGGTCCAGGCCGTCGGCCAGCTCGCCGAGGGCCCAGGAGAGGTTGCCGGCCCTCCCGGCGGCATCCAGCACGGCGGCGTCGGTGCGACGGATCAGGCCGACCGCGGAGAGCGAACGCGCCCACGGCTCTCCCCGGTCGACCCGGGCCCCCGCCTTCCGGACCCTGCGCCGGACGAGCCGGCTGGGGTGGGCCGAGGCGACCCGTGCGAGCGCCTCGGGCATCGGCCGGCCGAGCGAGACCTCGCCGCAGAGGGCCCGAAGTACGGTCGCACCGTGCCGCTTGAGCAGGAGCCGGTCGACCGGCCAGAGGCCCCACTCGATCGGGTCGAGGAAGGCGAGTGTCAGCATCGGCATCGCCACCAGTTGCAGCAGCACGACGGCGAGATAGAGGGGCCCTACGGGGATCGGCAGCGAGCCGAGGCCTGAGAAGACCCAGCGGCTCACCGCCGGGAGGGGGACGCCGAAGTCGATGAAGATCGCCTCCAGTTGCGGCGCGACCCAGTAGAGCAGGAACCCGGCGACCAGCTGGACGACGACGATCGTCCAGGCGAGGTAGGCCAGCCGCATCGCCATCGACGAGTGGAACGGCCGCCACTCGGCCCGGCGTCTGGTCAGCTCGCGCAGGGCGGCCCCCAGGCGGGGACCGTCCCACCCCATGCGGAGGAAGATCAGCCCCGATCGGGGGAAGGCGCCCGGTATCCGGGTGAAGGCCTCGGCCAGCGGCATGCCCTGCTCCATCAGCCGGACGATCGCCAGGGACTTCGCCCTCATCTTCCCGCCACCGAGGGCCCCGCAAGCCTCGATGCCCGCCTCCAGGGGGAGGCCGCGT carries:
- the hisC gene encoding histidinol-phosphate transaminase: MSTPPLLPHVERMTGYVPGEQPRDPARIIKLNTNENPYPPSAKVAEAIGAALGDGRLRLYPDPTALRFREAVARRHGVSPEMVLAGNGSDDCLTILTRAFVGPGDVLAYPTPSYVLYRTLAEIQGARAVEVLFRPDWTIDPDDLAASGARLAFLANPNSPSGTAIPPGAVAELARRIDCPLVVDEAYGDFAGEDCIRLVSELENVVVTRTLSKGLSLAGLRIGYLIARPGLIDGLLKVKDSYNCDMLSLLGGSAALDDEDYTRSVRDRILATRARLAEAARSLGYTVPESHANFVWCEGGPPAEEIYESLKGRDILVRLMRYPGRPAGLRITVGTDEQIDRLLDAMREIVGGR
- a CDS encoding PulJ/GspJ family protein; amino-acid sequence: MTTLIEVLAAMTVSSVLLATTATVITLVFRLDRLGRDELTASIAEGRLAADLRADVRSSGDLGLAPEGPSDALQLLGPGGRSISYRSEGDDLIRVRRDGEGADRLERYRLLPGTTARWEVLGDGPSRRVALELDSPKAPKTEGAGRRLLRIEATLGRDRRFEGDDS
- a CDS encoding DUF1559 domain-containing protein codes for the protein MRTRHRSTTGFTLIELLVVIAIIGVLIALLLPAVQSAREAARRVQCVNNLTQLTLAVQNYASAHEVLPPGVVDDPGTGPVPDLPIGLHYGWITQILPFVEERNAFNKLNFDTGLYAPANDTIRSVTNNLYVCPSNSRFPGGLGQSDYAGCHHDVEAPIDDDNHGVFFLNSAIRPDDIPDGTSNTIFIGEYRVSPATPPPLGWASGTRATLRNTGGPPNGAGGPGVVPLGDAGLEGEATPAPIDPDAPIPPASLYVGNFSSSHPGGANFAFGDGSVRFIKSTIKPTIFQYLGHRADGEVLDDNEF
- a CDS encoding type II secretion system F family protein — encoded protein: MINATSQDESGPEKAPPVPGRPLPARGRFGLRATMVFVAAAAIVARLAAMTGLGFIIFLLIIFVLAAIAGAIALAVRGRSARMEPMLWVVAGAVERGLPLEAGIEACGALGGGKMRAKSLAIVRLMEQGMPLAEAFTRIPGAFPRSGLIFLRMGWDGPRLGAALRELTRRRAEWRPFHSSMAMRLAYLAWTIVVVQLVAGFLLYWVAPQLEAIFIDFGVPLPAVSRWVFSGLGSLPIPVGPLYLAVVLLQLVAMPMLTLAFLDPIEWGLWPVDRLLLKRHGATVLRALCGEVSLGRPMPEALARVASAHPSRLVRRRVRKAGARVDRGEPWARSLSAVGLIRRTDAAVLDAAGRAGNLSWALGELADGLDRRSGRRLLAWTQFLFPIAVMAVAVPVVLIALGFFLPLVTLIRSLAS